A genome region from Archaeoglobus fulgidus DSM 4304 includes the following:
- a CDS encoding molybdopterin dinucleotide binding domain-containing protein, with the protein MLEVEVISGRTLNQGATVEEKLTEEYFNAVNYAEINEEDWNALGLQEGDRVKVKTEFGEVVVFAKKGDVPKGMIFIPMGPYANMVIDPSTDGTGMPQFKGVKGTVEKTDEKVLSVKELLEAI; encoded by the coding sequence ATGCTGGAAGTGGAAGTTATATCTGGTAGAACCCTCAATCAGGGGGCCACTGTTGAGGAAAAACTAACCGAAGAGTACTTCAACGCTGTCAATTATGCAGAAATCAACGAGGAGGACTGGAACGCTCTCGGTCTGCAGGAGGGCGACAGGGTAAAGGTAAAAACGGAGTTTGGAGAGGTTGTGGTTTTTGCAAAGAAGGGAGATGTGCCGAAAGGGATGATATTCATTCCCATGGGCCCCTACGCCAACATGGTCATTGACCCTTCAACTGATGGCACAGGAATGCCGCAGTTTAAGGGCGTAAAAGGGACTGTGGAGAAGACGGATGAGAAGGTTTTGAGTGTGAAGGAGCTTCTGGAGGCGATTTAA
- a CDS encoding formylmethanofuran dehydrogenase subunit B: MAESVNLVCTFCGSVCDDGQFDVEQFKSKKLCKLGSAKFSKKERIKAPMIDGKEVSYEEAIEKAAEILVNAKKPLLYGWASTVNEAIRLGVILTEKVGGVYDQCASVCHAPGTLAVIEEGLPGGTLGAIKNRADVVVFWGANPMEAHPRHGMRYSISAKGLLIKDRKQRKVIVVDVRPTKTAKLADEFIQIKPGYDYPIISALRAIISGNADAVPDEVGGVSKEKLVELAETMKNAKYGAVLYGLGVTQSRGRDRNVENAVKLIQLLNRHTRWVIWPMRGHYNVVGAGEVPAWEVGYQYAIDFSRGYPRFSPAEFSAVEVLKRKDCDAALIIASDPVAHFPRAAVKHLKEIPVIQIDPFPNMTTLVANVVIPSAVAGLEAEGTAYRMDGIALRVKKVVESSYWSDEQILEKLLEKVEELKG, encoded by the coding sequence ATGGCGGAAAGTGTGAATTTGGTCTGCACCTTTTGCGGTAGCGTTTGTGACGACGGGCAGTTTGACGTAGAGCAGTTCAAATCAAAGAAGCTCTGTAAGCTCGGCAGTGCCAAATTCTCCAAGAAGGAGCGCATTAAGGCTCCGATGATTGATGGCAAAGAGGTTAGCTATGAGGAGGCTATCGAGAAGGCCGCTGAGATTCTTGTAAACGCCAAAAAGCCGCTGCTCTACGGCTGGGCTTCAACGGTGAACGAGGCCATAAGGCTTGGAGTCATTCTTACGGAGAAGGTTGGCGGTGTTTACGACCAGTGCGCAAGTGTCTGCCACGCCCCCGGAACTCTTGCCGTCATTGAAGAAGGTCTGCCCGGTGGAACTCTTGGGGCGATAAAGAACAGGGCTGATGTCGTGGTATTCTGGGGAGCAAATCCGATGGAGGCCCATCCGAGGCACGGGATGAGATACTCCATCTCTGCCAAAGGACTGCTGATAAAGGACAGGAAGCAGAGAAAGGTTATCGTCGTTGATGTAAGGCCAACTAAAACCGCAAAGCTCGCAGACGAGTTCATTCAAATCAAGCCTGGATACGATTATCCGATAATATCAGCCCTGAGAGCGATAATTTCGGGCAATGCTGATGCCGTGCCGGATGAGGTTGGTGGTGTGAGCAAGGAAAAGCTGGTTGAGCTTGCCGAGACGATGAAGAATGCCAAGTATGGAGCAGTTCTCTACGGCTTGGGCGTTACGCAGTCAAGGGGGAGAGACAGGAACGTTGAGAACGCCGTAAAGCTGATTCAGCTCCTCAACCGCCACACGAGGTGGGTTATCTGGCCGATGAGAGGTCACTACAATGTTGTTGGTGCGGGAGAGGTTCCTGCTTGGGAGGTTGGCTACCAGTACGCCATAGACTTCAGCAGAGGCTATCCGAGGTTCTCTCCAGCTGAGTTCTCTGCCGTTGAGGTTTTGAAGAGGAAGGACTGTGATGCTGCCCTCATTATCGCATCAGACCCGGTAGCGCACTTCCCAAGGGCAGCAGTTAAGCACCTCAAGGAGATCCCCGTCATTCAGATTGACCCCTTCCCCAACATGACGACCCTTGTTGCAAATGTCGTCATTCCCTCAGCGGTTGCGGGGCTTGAGGCGGAGGGCACGGCTTACAGGATGGACGGCATAGCCCTGAGAGTTAAGAAGGTTGTAGAGAGCAGCTACTGGAGCGACGAGCAGATTCTTGAAAAGCTGCTCGAGAAGGTTGAGGAGCTTAAGGGGTGA
- a CDS encoding formylmethanofuran dehydrogenase subunit A yields MMHHALHIKNGIVIDPKNGVKAEKMDIFVKNGKIVEESEVKGEDVKVIDANNKLVVAGGVDMHAHIAGSKINTGRTMRPEEMRVVRNIAGKFRAAVGRVLLTSPAIGYEYAKMGYTISIEAAQPPIGSPHTHEELDAIPMIDKAALPVFGNWHFVLKYVAEKDMEKLKAFIAWAIERTKGFGVKVVNPGGVGAWMYGGNVTSLDDQVPGFNVTPREIITSLVKATEELQLNHSVHLHCNRLGVPGNYETTVESIKLVDGIRNDARQVLHVTHVQFNAYAGDSWRTVASGAEAIAKTVNSMDNVTIDMGQPIFGHATAMTGDAPFQFTLHKLTGSRWSNKDSEIEGGAGIVPIAYLPKNPVHALQWAIGLELGLLIDSDKVVLTTDYPNGGPFTEYPYIMAMLMSKKMREGELERVSPFVQKASNLPAIDTEKTLEEVIHMTRSLPARVLGLPQKGHLGVGADADIAIYDLNPLDVDTSNDFEKVYKAFKTAVYTIKDGQILVKDGELVDEYWGRTYWVDATGKADMEAIKDDLNEMFSKYYTVELQNYGVEERWLRKPERIVI; encoded by the coding sequence ATGATGCATCACGCACTGCATATTAAAAATGGAATTGTTATCGACCCCAAAAACGGGGTTAAGGCGGAAAAAATGGACATCTTTGTCAAAAACGGCAAGATTGTTGAGGAAAGCGAGGTTAAGGGGGAGGATGTTAAGGTTATCGATGCAAACAACAAGCTCGTCGTTGCTGGCGGAGTTGACATGCACGCCCACATTGCGGGCAGCAAAATCAACACGGGCAGAACGATGCGGCCTGAGGAAATGAGGGTTGTGAGGAACATTGCAGGAAAGTTCAGAGCTGCTGTAGGAAGAGTTCTGCTCACCTCTCCTGCAATAGGCTATGAGTATGCTAAAATGGGCTACACCATTTCAATAGAGGCAGCTCAGCCACCAATCGGCTCACCCCACACTCACGAGGAGCTTGATGCAATTCCGATGATTGACAAGGCTGCATTGCCTGTTTTTGGTAACTGGCATTTTGTGCTGAAGTATGTGGCCGAGAAGGACATGGAAAAGCTGAAGGCCTTCATCGCATGGGCCATTGAGAGAACGAAGGGATTCGGTGTGAAGGTCGTCAACCCCGGAGGTGTTGGAGCTTGGATGTATGGCGGCAACGTTACAAGCCTCGACGACCAGGTGCCGGGCTTCAATGTGACTCCGAGGGAGATAATCACCTCTCTCGTTAAGGCTACGGAAGAACTGCAGCTCAACCACTCAGTGCATCTGCACTGCAACCGCCTTGGCGTGCCGGGGAACTATGAAACAACGGTAGAGAGCATCAAGCTTGTGGATGGAATCAGAAACGATGCAAGGCAGGTTCTCCACGTTACTCACGTGCAGTTCAACGCCTACGCTGGAGACAGCTGGAGAACTGTTGCCAGCGGTGCTGAGGCGATTGCCAAGACAGTAAACAGCATGGACAACGTCACGATCGACATGGGACAGCCGATTTTCGGTCACGCAACTGCAATGACGGGCGATGCTCCCTTCCAGTTCACCCTCCACAAGCTTACAGGCTCAAGATGGAGCAACAAGGACAGCGAGATCGAGGGTGGTGCTGGTATAGTGCCAATAGCCTACCTGCCCAAGAATCCAGTTCATGCCTTGCAGTGGGCCATTGGTCTGGAGCTCGGACTGCTGATAGACAGCGATAAGGTCGTTCTTACAACCGATTACCCCAACGGAGGGCCATTCACGGAGTATCCATATATCATGGCGATGCTGATGAGCAAGAAGATGAGGGAAGGAGAGCTTGAGAGAGTCAGCCCCTTCGTGCAGAAGGCTTCAAACCTGCCAGCCATCGACACCGAGAAAACGCTGGAGGAGGTCATCCACATGACCCGCTCTCTCCCTGCGAGGGTGCTTGGATTGCCTCAGAAGGGACACCTTGGCGTTGGAGCGGATGCCGACATAGCCATCTACGACCTCAACCCGCTTGATGTTGACACATCCAACGACTTCGAGAAGGTCTACAAGGCCTTCAAGACTGCTGTCTATACAATCAAGGACGGCCAAATCCTCGTGAAGGACGGAGAGCTTGTTGATGAATACTGGGGCAGGACCTACTGGGTTGATGCGACCGGCAAAGCTGACATGGAGGCAATCAAAGACGACCTCAACGAAATGTTCAGCAAATACTACACCGTCGAGCTGCAGAACTACGGTGTGGAGGAGAGATGGCTCAGGAAGCCAGAGAGGATTGTAATCTGA
- a CDS encoding putative RNA uridine N3 methyltransferase, with product MLSIAIPSSALINERDEKIKTYKVGLIARAAAVFRVDEIIIYYDPILDESDFIAEILEYLETPQYLRKHIFPLKKSLKYAGLLPPLAIPSHRSKHLKVGELREGVVRHVAPDGTRWVDVGIDALAPMKSDAEKGARVTVRICSKTPLRVEEAEPQEYWGYRVKKLRLEELVKRKNLVVTSRKCEVVKPPALRRDVTLVFGNPEEGVFEIAKRLGVEMEAECWNVVPNQGTKTVRLEEAIFATLSLVNFADYWGGLE from the coding sequence ATGCTCTCCATCGCCATTCCATCTTCAGCCCTCATCAACGAGAGGGACGAGAAAATAAAGACCTACAAAGTTGGGCTGATAGCTAGAGCAGCGGCCGTTTTCAGAGTAGATGAGATTATAATATACTATGACCCTATACTTGATGAGTCTGACTTTATCGCTGAGATACTGGAGTACCTTGAAACACCGCAGTATCTGAGGAAGCACATATTTCCTCTCAAAAAATCGTTGAAGTATGCCGGCTTGCTTCCTCCGCTCGCCATTCCCTCCCACAGGTCGAAACATTTAAAAGTCGGTGAATTGAGGGAGGGCGTTGTAAGACACGTTGCCCCTGACGGGACGCGATGGGTGGATGTTGGCATCGACGCCCTGGCGCCCATGAAGAGTGATGCGGAAAAGGGCGCCCGCGTGACCGTCAGGATCTGTTCGAAGACGCCGTTGCGGGTGGAAGAAGCTGAGCCCCAGGAGTATTGGGGTTACAGGGTGAAAAAGCTCCGTCTGGAGGAGCTGGTAAAGAGGAAAAATCTGGTGGTGACCTCACGCAAGTGTGAGGTTGTGAAGCCACCAGCATTGAGACGGGACGTTACACTCGTATTCGGAAATCCCGAAGAGGGTGTGTTCGAAATCGCGAAAAGGTTGGGGGTCGAGATGGAGGCAGAGTGCTGGAATGTGGTGCCGAATCAGGGAACGAAAACCGTGAGGTTAGAGGAGGCTATCTTTGCGACTCTTTCACTTGTTAATTTTGCAGACTACTGGGGTGGTTTGGAATGA
- a CDS encoding formylmethanofuran dehydrogenase subunit C gives MLIIKPKTEFVVTVEAELTPDLAEMDVDEVKKFKVYYGKDLVELGELFEVTKDGDDKKLLLDGDFSRVKWIGCRMTDGEIVVKGSVGANCGAYMAGGKIVIEGNADDWLGAEMKDGEIIVKGNAANLVGCAYYGDATGMSGGKILIEGNAGNYIGEKMAGGEIEIKGNAGDFIGTEMKGGTIIIHGSCGFVGGDMKAGEIKIGGEFELMPTFVRQEDAWVGDVNVKGEGVVKRL, from the coding sequence ATGCTCATCATAAAGCCCAAAACCGAGTTTGTTGTCACAGTCGAGGCAGAGCTCACACCTGATCTGGCTGAGATGGACGTTGATGAGGTGAAAAAGTTCAAGGTTTACTACGGCAAGGACTTGGTTGAGCTTGGAGAGCTGTTTGAGGTGACAAAGGATGGCGATGACAAGAAGCTTTTGCTTGATGGCGACTTCAGCAGGGTGAAGTGGATCGGCTGCAGAATGACGGATGGAGAGATAGTTGTGAAGGGCAGCGTTGGGGCGAACTGCGGAGCTTACATGGCGGGCGGAAAAATCGTCATCGAGGGCAACGCTGACGACTGGCTTGGGGCAGAGATGAAGGACGGCGAAATAATCGTGAAGGGCAACGCTGCAAACCTTGTGGGCTGCGCTTACTACGGAGATGCAACGGGAATGAGCGGTGGCAAGATTCTCATTGAGGGCAACGCCGGAAACTACATCGGCGAAAAGATGGCTGGAGGAGAGATTGAGATCAAGGGCAATGCGGGAGATTTCATTGGGACAGAGATGAAGGGCGGGACAATAATCATCCACGGAAGCTGCGGGTTTGTTGGAGGGGACATGAAAGCAGGAGAAATCAAAATCGGCGGAGAGTTCGAGCTGATGCCCACCTTCGTAAGGCAGGAGGATGCTTGGGTTGGGGATGTGAACGTCAAGGGAGAGGGAGTTGTTAAGAGGCTTTAA
- a CDS encoding LolA family protein: protein MKRVWPLIAALVFLSACIQTPTAEEILTKLYERYEEAESYKAKIQEVSDNHVSYINVAFKKPDRMRIEYLPENTVSVFNGSAVKICSGNGSKTITLNRVVDFYYGHFLEMLKSYEVTLVGEEKVVVNNESKECYVLAAKDGGKGEVEIEKVWVVKGEWYPAKIQLRVSFPENNTVTLHFVSMELDATLSDSLFEPCDL from the coding sequence ATGAAAAGAGTTTGGCCCCTCATCGCCGCCCTCGTCTTTCTGTCCGCCTGCATACAGACTCCGACAGCAGAGGAAATTCTTACCAAGCTCTATGAAAGGTATGAAGAAGCTGAAAGCTATAAAGCAAAAATTCAAGAAGTAAGTGACAATCACGTGAGCTACATTAACGTCGCCTTCAAAAAGCCCGACAGAATGCGGATAGAGTACTTGCCTGAAAACACGGTGAGCGTGTTCAACGGAAGCGCGGTGAAAATTTGCAGTGGGAACGGATCGAAGACGATAACATTAAACAGAGTAGTTGACTTCTACTATGGCCATTTTTTGGAGATGCTAAAGTCGTACGAGGTAACGCTGGTTGGAGAGGAGAAGGTTGTGGTGAATAACGAAAGTAAGGAATGCTACGTTCTTGCCGCGAAAGATGGGGGAAAGGGGGAGGTTGAAATTGAGAAAGTATGGGTTGTCAAGGGCGAGTGGTATCCCGCAAAAATCCAGCTGAGAGTGAGCTTTCCTGAAAACAACACAGTAACCCTACATTTTGTGAGCATGGAGCTTGATGCTACGCTTAGCGACTCTCTGTTCGAGCCGTGCGATTTGTAG